AACATGCTTTTAAATACTGCAGAATTCACACCCTGTTCACATAAATGGGATCAAATCTTAGTGTCTGTTTTGTATGGCGAAAAATCTTTTCTTTCATGATTTTACAGTGTTTGATTACCTTGAATTTCAACCAAGGAAAATGAATTAATGTTCTATAAATCTAACTCTTTGCTGAATATCACGAACAATTACACATTTGTTGTCTATAATAACCATAATCTTCTTCCTTAAACAACCATATTTCAGGATGAAATattattcatgaaaaacattttctattGTTATACCCTATCTTACACCTTAAACAATTATCACACGccaagataaaataattatcataCAAAATTTTTATGGAATAGATTGTGTAAAGAACGTACCAAAATACTAGCATGTGCGTAGAGGACGCCACCGTTATCTGTGTTAATGGAAACGTCAGCTCTGTAACCTTCATCAAAGAGGCAATCCCAAGTATTCTTTGTAGCAGTTGGCGTGCAGCAGTATTTTCTCAGTGCTGATTTCCTCGCTGCAAATGTTCTCTCTTGCCGGCTACTTATGAAAGCCACTGGCAATGGAGGCGGGTTTGGTGAGGCGCTCACCCGCGGAGATTCCTCATTTTTCTTGCTCATTCGCTTAACGATCCTCTACagaattttaaaaaggtaaatcACTATCAATAACGTGTCAAATTGGAAATTCAAGCTTTTATACATTTTAGGTTGTATCAATTTCAACGCAATATTATATCTCCTAATCAACAAAACCGATAATGTGATCATTTGTGTTTATTTGAATTCATGAAGATTCGATAGAAACACAATGAATTATATTGAATCAATTCTGCCTGGGCATTACCTTGTTTATTCACCCAACAGAGAAACAAATTCTGGGAATTAGCTTCAATGTTCAAACAAACCCTTTGTTCTGTCCTTCcaaaacaaaattaacaacaaaaagaGACTTTTCTCAATCAATCAATCTGCCTCGAGGGTTTGATGGAACCCAAATCTGCAATATTTGTGCAAATAGCGTAAGTCTTGAAAGGAGGTATAAATTTCCAAGAGACTTGGTACAATCTTATCTCTATATAACTAAAGTTGACCCTCAATATCTGAATGTAATAATAAAATGGAAACAATAAAATTGTAGCACCAAAGTTATATCACAGATTCATGaacatatctaaaaaaaataaaatgtgagccTATTCTACATGGACTCAGCTAATGATCTGGTTAAGTTAAAGTGGGTGCAAGTATCCTAAAAAAAGGCGGTGTGCAAGTATCCGATACAGGTACATGCAATATTTGTGTGTAAGCTCCGATAAATGTACATCCAGTCTCTTGCTAATTTGCCTGTATTTTCAATATCATGCACAAAGTACCATCACCCATGTCACACCAGCGACAAGGCTACGCTAAGGCAACAAAAAAATCCATGTACCAGAAAGTGAGCCTACAACAGCATCAACTTCAGCAAATAGCTggcaacaataaaaaaaaaaatagtgggTGTGCTTCAAACAAAGTAGTAACAAAGAAGATTTAAGGCATCATAACCTGTGTGTAGTTAAGAGGATTTTTCTGCAACTCAGTCATGACCAGCTCAATGTCCTTTTTCGAATCTCACACCAGCTGAGCCTTTGCCTTTTCCCCCAAGACAACATACTTATTTTCCTTATCAGGACCTAGCAATTACAAATAAAGCAATAATGAACTAATTCCTCAGGAATAGATATACTTAATATTAAACAATCTAGCATTATACCAGAATTCAACTTATGCATAGCCCTGCTTATCTTGACAGATGTAGAATTGATTCCACCACAAAGACCTTTGTCTGCGGAAATGGTAACAATAAC
The window above is part of the Solanum pennellii chromosome 5, SPENNV200 genome. Proteins encoded here:
- the LOC107019837 gene encoding ATP synthase subunit gamma, mitochondrial-like, whose amino-acid sequence is MKMVAASKLRAIQTRAENSRGLWQPFTALLGDTPSIDVKKNVIVTISADKGLCGGINSTSVKISRAMHKLNSGPDKENKYVVLGEKAKAQLV